The nucleotide sequence CCCACAGTATCACTACGATATCCTCCAGCTTTTATTAAATGTTTACGTTTAAAAACCCCAAAAGCACCAGAGATGATTAATAAGCTATTCAAAGCAGCCCAACCAACTCTACCGAACAAGAAAGCCCTCAAATATTCCACAATTTGAAATCTTACTATAGATTTTTTAGACAAAGCTACTTTTTTTACCTGTCCATCTTCAATCTCACAATCATTAGCTACTCTGATAGTACCTCCAGCTGCAATGACTCTCCAGTCATTAACGAAAGGCTCTGTAATTTTCAGCAAAGCCTTATTATCAATCAAGGAATCTGCATCTATATTGCATACTAATGGAAACTGAGACATATTAACTCCAGCGTTTAAAGCATCTGCTTTACCACCATTTTTCTTGTCTATTACTAGTAAATTAGGATATCTAACAGACTCATAAACAGCTAATATTTCTTCTGTAGCTAATCTTGAATCACTATTTCTACTGGAAGGAAGCAAATTAAAATATTCTTTCAAACGAGTTATAGTTTGATCTGAGGAACCATCATTTACCACAACTATCTCAAAAACAGGATACTCTAAAGCCAGTATAGATTTGATATTATCAACAATGGTTTCTTGCTCATTATATGCTGGAACAATAATACTCAATGGCTTATAAAACTCAGTTTTTAAAGATGTTTCAAAATCACTTACTCCCTGATGAAACCAGGATCTACGTATTGAATAGAAGGCAAAAATATTTAATATAAGATAAGTAGCATTTATTATAAAGAAATAAAAGATAGCAAGATAGTCTATATATAACAATATTCTATGAAAAGTTTGCATTATTATGATAAGCTCCCTTCTAAATTTTCTACACTCAAGTCTTCTACACTCAAGTCTTCTACATATTCTTTGTTTTGAGCAAGTACATATCTTGTAATATCTGAAGCGAATACTGAAGCACTAGTTATTTTAATTAATAAATCCTTTTCACCAATTTCATATAAGGCCTGGGCTGCATAATATCTTACCCACCAATGCTCATCACTTAGCAAAGACTCTAGTTCTTCTTTATAACGTGAGTCTCTAATAGTGCTTATATAGCCAACAGCCTGACTCCTAATAACCCAATCTTCATTTAAAATATAGTCATGCAAATCTTCTGCTATTACTTCTCCAATCTTCTTTAGGGCTTTAAAGATATGTATAATAACCTCATTATTATCTTCTCGTCTTAATAATTCCTCCAATATTTTGACTGCTGGTTTGTATTTAAAGTATCCCAATATATCAATTAATAAAGAAAGAGAGACAAACTCCTCTACAGCAAATAAAGCAGCTAAATCTTTCTTTCCATCAATATAGTCTTCTAGTAACAGTTGTATATCCTTAGATACTCCTTTACCAAAGATTATCATAATATCACTGATACCTTCAAAGGTCATATTTGTTCTATTAAATAAGTTCCTTAATACAGGAACGAAAAGACTATGTTCACCAATCCTGGCAATGGCTCTGCAACTAGCCAACATTATTCTTTCATCTTTATCATTTAAATTCTTTTGATATATATTCAATACACTTACTTCCTCAATCTTTGCCAGAAAAGATATAGCCCTAAGTCTTCTTTTCTTACTCATAGAATTTAATCTTTTGATATAATAATCTAAGATACCTATTTTACTAGCTAATGCCCTTAAACGATATAGATCCTTCCTATCAACTTTATTATGATTACTTAAATATCCTAGAAATAGCTTGTACAAAAAACTAAAATCACAATTTAGTATATCTGCTGCTTTATCTAAATCTATTTCTTCATTAAGATATTGTAGAAAGACAGGTCCCCACTTTTCTTTCTTACTTATATACAATTTTTCCTGCCAGTACAAAATAGAATGATACAGCAGAATTGTCAATAAAAGTGTTAAAGTAGCTATAGTAATTATTATAATTGAATTTTCCAGATAATTTAGCATGATATCCTAATCCTCCTTTAAACACAGGGGACGGTTCTGCGTTTGGTTTTTAATTTTCAATATCTAACAGTAAGCTTTATATCTAGTACTAAAAATTTTCCTTCATTTTTTCAGGCATAAACCAGAAAGAATGGAAACCTGATGACTGGGTATAAGCCGCTCTTGGCATTTGCCAGCTGGCATTAAAGACATTCATATAATCTCCTCCACCCATTACGAGACTAAGAAAAGCAAAAGAGACTAAAGTATCAGTAAACCAGTAAGTTTCAGGAATGAATATCCATACTATTAAGGGTATGAAACCAAATATCATATTGGGTAATAATGATAAGAATATAAATCTTTTTTTACTTACAGGATAGCTTGAAAAAACAAAAGCCATAAGACTCTTTGGTGAATACCATACCTGAACTTCAGCTTCTTTTGGAAATGCAAGGGCATGCAAAAATTCATGTGGTAAAATCATAATAAAAGCTAATATAAAACCTCTTAAATCCCAGTAATTTGCAGTTCCTTCAAGTAAGCCAAGTTCTCTTTTCATATATATAGCAATTCCTAGCAAAATAAAGACAGGTATAATAAAGAAACAAGCTACTATATTCAAAGTAAGAAATGAATCTGGTTCTCTAAACTGAACTGCATTTTCAGGTAAATCACCTTTTTCTAACTGAGATTTATCTTTAAATCTCCCTTTCCAATTTAACTTCATCTATCTCATTCCTTTCATATCCAGACCCCAAACAAGGACAATTCTGCGTTTGTTTTCAGAAAACAGCTATTAGTAACTGCCTGGCAATTATACCTAAAACTATTTTATTGCCATAAACTCCCCCTTAATATGTATATTAGAAAGTTCCACTTTAGTCCTTTTTCTTATTTAATCCTTTAATATAATTACTTACTTTTTTCTCAAGTTCTACAAAGAAAAAGACAAAAATTCCTGCAACTACAGGGTAAATCCAATATGCAGTTTTAATAGCTTCTGTGCCAAATAATGTGTTCATCGCAGGTAGATATGTGAAAAGCAACTGCAAAATTATTAAAACAGAACTAACTACGAATACCAATTTGTTCTCAAAAAAACCTTTTCCAAGTACAGATTCATGAATCTTACGACAGTTTAAAAGATAAAACATCTGACAGAAAACCAGTGTATTAACAGTTACAGTTCTAACAAATTCAATACTATAGCCAGCATCTTTGATAATGGTATAGGTCAAAAAGGTAGACGCTCCAATTAGACCTGATACAAAACCTATTCTCCAGACAAAATGTAGTCCCAGTATAGATTCCTTGGAATCTCTGGGTGGTAGTTTCATGGTGTTTTCTTCCATAGGCTCAAAGGACAGAGCCAGTGCAAGGGTAATAGCTGTAACCATATTCACCCACAAAATCTGTACAGGAGTAATAGCCATAGCAATCCCCAGTAACAGACCAATCATCAAAACAAGGGCTTCTGCGCCATTTGTAGGTAAGAGAAAAAATAGGGTTTTCCGTATATTATCAAAGATAGTCCTTCCTTCTTCAACTGCATTAACAATAGTCGCAAAGTTATCATCAAGAAGTACCATAGAAGCTGAATCCTTGGTAACTTCAGTGCCTTTTATACCCATAGCAATTCCAATATCAGCCTGTTTCAGAGCTGGAGCATCATTAACACCATCACCTGTCATAGCACAAATTTGATCTCGTCTTTGTAAAGCACGCACAAGGCGCAACTTATGTTCAGGGCTGGTTCTAGCAAAGATGTCATATTCTAGGGCAATATCTTTTAATTCTTCATCATCCATATCTTCCAATTCAGCTCCTGTAATGGCCTTATCATTATCAGTGATTCCCATTTCTTTACCAATAGAAAGAGCAGTAATAGCATGGTCACCAGTAATCATTTTCACCTGTATCCCAGCCTCTTTACATTCTTTGATAGCTTCAATGGCTTCTGGTCGTGGCGGATCTATCATGCCAGCCAGTCCTAGAAATACTAGATTCCCTTCTAAATCTTCTATTTCTAGAGTGTTTTTATCATCATCTACCTGACAATAAGCTGAGCCCAAAACCCTTTGTCCCTTAGTAGCAGCCTCCTCTATTTTTTCCTCCCAGAAATTCAGATCCAATTTCTCTTCACCTTCAGCAGCCAGCTGTTTTTGACAAAGGGCCAGCAATCTATCAGGTGCTCCATTTACAAAGATATAATTCCCATCATCTAATTTATTTAATGTCGCCATATATTTGTGTTTAGAATCAAAAGGAACTACAGCCAGCCTTTCAGACTCAAGTTCATTTAATCCTGCTTTATAAGCAAGAGTCTTTAAAGCACCTTCAGTTGGAGATCCTTTTATAATCCATTCTCCATTTTGGTCCTGATCCAGGTCGGTATTATTACAGAGGAGATTGGTATAAAGCATTTTTGCTAAAGTCTTATCCTCCTGATAATCAATCTTTTTATCAGCCTTCTTTATATTTCCTTCTGGAGCATAGCCTGCACCATCCACGCTATATTCAGCATTTGCTGTATATACATTCTTAACAGTCATTTCATTTCTGGTAAGGGTACCAGTCTTATCTGAGCAAATTACTGTCACTGATCCTAGTGTTTCAACTGAAGGCAGCTTCCTGATAATTGCATTTCTTCTGGCCATTTTCTGTACACCAATTGCCAGAGTTATAGTCATAATAGCAGGAAGACCTTCAGGAATAGAAGCAACTGCTAGTCCAATTACAATTAAGAACAACTCACTTATTGCGTAATCCCTGAAAAAATAGCCAAAAGCAAAAAACAATACAGCCAACCCAACTATGATAATAGCCAGAAACTTAGCAAACTCATTTATCTTTCTTATAAGTGGTGTTTCTATATCCTCTGCTTCAGAAATCATAGTGTTTATCTTACCCAGCTCTGTGTCAGAGCCTGTTGCCACAACAACTGCAGTAGCCGTTCCATATCTCACTTTAGTTCCAGAATAAGCCATAGATTTTCTGTCACCAAGAACTGCTTTCTCAGCTACTATATTAGTATTTTTGCTAACCTCATTTGATTCTCCTGTAAGTGCTGATTCCTCAACTTTGAAACTATCAGCCTGTAATATTCTCACATCAGCTGGGATTTTATCTCCTGAAGAAAGTAATACTATATCACCTGGGACAAGTTCTTCAGCATCTATTTCTTCTCTTTTCCCATCTCGCAAGACCATAGTTTTAGGAGCCAGCATATGTTTAATACTTTCCAGGGCCTTTTCCGCCTTTTCTTCCTGAATAAAACCAATAAAAGCATTTACAACAACTACAGCCAGTATAACCCAGGTGTCAATCCAATGTCCCATATAAGCAGTAACAATAGCAGCTATAATTAAAATATAGATTAAGACATTATGGAAATGCCTTAGAAAACGTATTACTCCACTCTCTCTAGCTGACTCTGGTAGCTTATTCAATCCCTGCTCTGCCAGACGCTTTTCCACTTCAGCTTCTGATAAGCCTTTTTCACTACTATTTAATCTTTCCAACACTTCACACTTTTCAATACTATGCCACATTTTTAATACCTCCCAAGTTTAAATACTAAGCCTAAAGCCTTTGATTTATTCTTCATTCTAAAATGAAATTCATAAAAAACAAGCAACTTATGACATCTAATTTATAATGATATTATATAATATCTTACTTTGTTTTAAAATGCTTTTTGTATAATTTTTTTAATAGTTTTGCTTAGCATTCTCCTGGATTGAAACAATAAGCTCAATCTTCAAAATATTTTAGCTTAGCCATGTGTACCTTAATATATCTTGCTTCTACATTATCCAGCTTATCTCATCCTAAATTTTAATAAATAAGTCAAGTTATTTCATCCTTTGTTTTCAAGTCAGTTTAAATAAACTGACTAATTTTATACAGCGGTTAAGACTGTCATAGTCTATTGGACAGATTATCTTGAGTATGATAGTTAAAAATAGAGCTATAAACCTCTATTTGCAGGTTTATAGCTCTAAGATATCTATTCTTCAAATTCCATATTATAGAGAATATATTTTAGTCTAATCAATATATTCTCTTAACATTCTTTTATATTCTTCATTCTTAGCTAAATCATTAATAATTATATGAAATTTATCATCTTCCTTAATAATATCTTTATTACTAATTTCATAAGCTAAGATACTAGCTAATTCATACTCCATATTTTCCTGATCAAGAAAAGGAATTTTTGCGATTTCCATGAAATAATCCAAATCACCTTCTTCTAAATACAGTATAATATTTTTCCTTAATTTAATTCTTTCATCTACAATGTCTCTATTTTTATATGCTTTGTATATTTCTTCCTGTATTACATCATTACTATTTTCTAGAAAATAGATTCTAAATAGAGAACGATATATAGCTTCTATTATTCTAGCATTATTGGTGTTTTCTAATTCATTTGATAAAAATTCCACTGAATTCATTGTTCCCATCTTACTCAAACTCATTATAACATGTCTTTTTTGTAACACATCATGAGTTTGATAGTAATATTTTGTCATAGAATCAATCTCTTCTATCACTTTATGCCTTGCCAAAAATCCAATAATTCTTGCATGAGAGTATTTAAAGTAAGGATTATTAGTTTCCTTTTCTAACACTTTCAATAAATAATCCATTTGATTTGTATCATCATTATTTACTATTTGAATTGCCTTATTAGACATACTAATAGGTAGGTGAATCTTAAAAAAGAAAGTAGTTAAGCAAAGTAGAATTACAAATACAACCATTAACAATATTATTTTCTTTTTATTTAACAAAGCCATATGGATCATATCCCCCTTTTTCAATAGACCTTCTACAATATCCATAGATAGGTGCAGTTATAAATGTAACTTTATTATAATATGGCACGTTGTCCATTATTGTCTCAATACTCATATGAAGACCAGCTAATCTAAAAATATTATCTGCAGCTCTATATGCATAAAAAATATCATCATCGAGATTATATTTAGAAATATTATCCTCAAGGCGATCTAAATCTGCTCTAGTGACATCAAATTGAATATATTTTCTAAAAGTGTACTGTCCTGCATATTCTATGCCATATTCTGCAGTCATCATTTTGGGAACATCTTGTATTATGTTTCTTAATTTATTCATATATTGCTCTTCATTATGCACTCTTTTTCTATTACTTATAAGACTATTCATCATTAAAGTGTACCTGTAATTTATTAAATCACTACTCAAATCCGATAAATCAGAATAGAGTTCATAGCCTTCTACTCCTATTTCCGCAGCATCTTTTGCTACATCTGGAACATAATCCAAAGCTTGTGCAACTGGATCCTCTGGGAGTATATATTTTAAATATAGATATTCACCAATTAATTCATCTAAAGACATGTTTTCTAAATTCAAGTCTTCTAAGTATGATAGGTCTATATCCAATTCATAAATTTCTAGGATATTTTCAACTTCCTCCGGCACATTTCCAGTAGGATCAATATACTTCATCGGATTATTTAGAGTATAAATGTACGTGTTTTGAGTCTGTGGGTCAGATAATCTACCAGGCCAGCTATCTTCAGTAATAAACCTAGCAATCCCTGGATCATAATACCTAGCACCATAATAATACAAGCCTATAGAAACTACTTCTCGCTGACCAGTATACTTATATCCCTCATTCTCATCATTCTGGACTTCATGCTGATTTACCCCTGGTAAATCACCACCAAAAGGCATATAATCTTGATCAAAAGTAACATTACCTTCATGATCTGTCATTAATCTTGTAGAACCAAGATTATCATGATGATAGAAAGTTACATCTTCTGCTATAACAGTAGCAGAATCTAAAATCCCATCCACTTTAGCAAAGGTCTTCGCAAAGGCATAAATATACGAAGTATATTTAGTGTCAGAAGCAGTTGCACTGCTTTCCTCCATCAACACTCTTCCACTATACCCATAGACAAAGTAAGTCGTCCTGAAATCAGCTAACTCTACTTCCTGCTCTCTTGACATTATCCTCATACCATTTACATCATAGCTAAACTCTGCTATTAACTCTCTATTCTTCTTGACCCTTGACAGTCTATTCTGCAGGTTGTATTCATACTGCCAGTATTCTACTCCACTGCCTTCTTTAGCTGTGAAGATTACTTCTTCTCCTTCTATAGTATAATAATTCCCTTTTTCTATTAAATTTCCTGCATTGTCGTACACATATCCGTAATTTCCATCACTTTTTAGTCTATTGCTACCATTATAATAAAGATAGTCTGTCATTTCCTGTCTGCCTGTATCAAAGTATTTACTTCTCCTGTTACCTACTTTATCATAATTATAGGTAATTGTTGCTTTTTCTCTTCTTTCATAGACTGTTATTAGCTCTTTCAGGATATTTGTAAATTCCCCTTTATTAACTAATTCAAAGTCAGGATCCCTGTCAGAGAACTTACTGTGTACCTTAATATATCTTGCTTCTACATTATCCAGCTCTATAGTGATATTTCCTGCAATATCTCTTCTGTATTCCCATTCATCTCTGTTTAAGAGCTGATAATCACTGTTATCATTGCTATAATAAATATCTAATGTTTCTTCTGTGAGACGATGATTGCTAATTCCTGTTGTTTTTAATTCTATCCTGGATATATTCTCTATTAGCCTTCCTAAGTCAATTCCTACACTACCTGATGCATAATCAAGAGTGATTACTTTTGTGTCTAGCTTAGCTGTATTTAAAGATTCTTGTCCAAAATAGTCTTCCTCTACATAGCCATAATTACTGCCTCTTTCTTGATAGAAGGCTCCATGGATTTTTGCTTCTTTCAGTCTGTTTAATTGATCGTATTTATAGGTGTTTGTATAAGTATCGTTTTCTATTCTTTCTTTTACATTACTTGCTCCATCATATTCGTAATTAAGCTTTAATAATTCTGTGTTTTTATTTTTTGTAATCTTAATTTCTTTTATCCTACTATTGCTATCCAAAGCATGTTTTGTTTTGATACCATTGGCATAAGTTATGGTTTCCAGACTGCCGTCTTCATGATAAGTGAAGTCTGGACCGATTCCTGGAGCTATGTTTTCTATGCCTTTGATAAGATTATAATCGTCATATTTGTATTCTAACCATTCACTACTACCTGGATATTTTATTCCACTAAGGTTGCCATAACGGTCATATCGATATTCTGTGCTATAGCTTCTTCCCTCTATATTCCTCTTTTCTTCTCTTATCCTGTTTAACGGGTCATATTTCTGCTCTATGCTGTGAGCTAAAATATTTCCTTCTATTCTTCTTTCTGCAAGTATCCTGTTACCTGCTTTATCATAATCATAATTCACTATTTCAGCTGGCTCTTCTGAATAGTTCCCAGCACTGTCTGGTGCATAGTATTCTACTGACCTTAATCTATTATTACTGTTGTATCTATATACTTCTTTTATCCCTATAGAATTAATCATCTCTTCGAGATTACCTGCTTCATCATATTTAAATTCTACTGCTGTATTTAAAGGTTTATCTTCTTTGATTAATTGCCCTAGATTGTTAAAGCTATAATTTGTTCTTAGGCCATTAGCCATCTCTTTTCTTACTAGATTATTACTAAGATCATAATAGTATTTTGTTTCTATATCTTTTGTTTCTATATCTCCTGGCTCTCTTACCAGATATAATTCATTATTACTGTTATAGATATATATTGTTTCATTACCGTTGCCATCTTTTTTAAATGTTCTATTACCTACTGCATCATAACGGTATTCTACAGTACTTTCATCTGGTCTGATGACTTCTCTTAAACGATATAAATCATCATATTTATAAATGACTGTCTCATTTCGTGGACTCCTTTCTTTTACTACATTACCTACTTTATCATGTTCATATACAGTAATCATTTCCCTCTCATCATCAGGATTCACTGTTTCTTTTCTTAAGAAATATAGGTCATTATATTCATACTTAATTGTTTGCTCTCCATTGACAACTTTACGTACATTGCCTACTTCATCATAGCTTGTAGATACACTATTACCCAATGGATCTGTAGTTTTTATCTGTCGGCCTAGACTATCATAAGAGAAGGCTGTGAGATACTTGGGATCTAATCCATACTCTACACCATTAATAGTGATTGTATCTTCAAAACTTTTTTCAATTGCTGGTACTACCCCTCTAGGGTCATAGCTGGCTGTTTGCTGACCAATAATATTATATTCACTATAGCTAATATTTCCTTCACCATCTATTGCTGCTATTTGATTACCATGACTGTCATAGATTACTTCAAAGACATTTCCTAATGGATCTACCTCTTGAATTACTCTACCTGCTTGATCATAAAATGTTTTTAATATATTTCCTGCAGGGTCTATTGTCTTTATCCTTCTATTTAACTGGTCATATTGATATTGGTAAGTGTAACCTTCTGGATTTATACCAATATTACCCTCTGGCCTTATTTCTTTTATCATATTTCCACTATCATCATATTCATATCTTATTATTGGTCGATAATCTTCTGTTGAGTAATCATCTCCAGGTAGAATATATTCATCTTCTGGCAATTCTACTCTTACAAGCCTTCCTAAATGATCGTAATAATAGTCTGTTCTATGTCTATTGGCATCTGTCTCTGATATTAGTTTACCCGTCCGATCATAACTAGCACTTATCCTGCTGAGCTTTATTCTATTTTTTATCTTAGTGACTTCAGTTATATTTCCATCCCAATCTTTTATCTCAATTGTTTTTAATCCTTCAGGGTCTGTTATTATGCGGCTGTTTGCATGATTATCATAGTCTATTTCTGTAGATGTTCCATCTGGATAAGTTATAGTTCTTATACGATTTAAAGCATCATATTCATTTACTGTCTTATTCCCCATTGCATCTATTGTTGCTTCTCTATTACCATGTTGATCGTAAGTGAACTCGGTAATAAAGGGAGAATTTTGGCCATCAGCTAATTCGTCTTCTCTTAAAAATTGCTCTAATTTTACCCAGCGGTTGAGACTATCATAATGATATCTTGATTTATTGAAAATAGAGTCTTCTATTATATTGTTTAATACTTTATTATCATCTACTTCTATGTTGCTAGTAGCATTTACTACTGTTGTACTTCTTTCTTGATCATTGTAGTATTGTATTTTTACAGGGTTGTTAGTTCTCAATTCATCATAATTATTTCGGCTTAAGTTTTCCCGTGGAATACTTGCTATTGATTCCTGTTCTTCATCTGTGGGATACATTATTTTAATTAACCTAGCTAAATTATCATATTCATATTCTGTTAGGTTGCCTTCAGGATCTATCTCCCAGGTTTTTAAGCCTGTGTTCAATTCATAGCCATAGCTATGAATTACTGGCGGTAGAACTTCTCCTGCAGCATCAGTGATTTGACCATCTATTCCTGTTATTTTCTTCTGCGTTAGGAAGCCATGATTATATTCTTCGCTATATTCCAGCACAGTCTTTACACCGCGAGGATCAATAGTCTCTCTTACATTTCCATAATCATCATAATCATAGCTACTTATCTGCCAATTACTCTCTCCATCTTCATTTTCTAGATAAACAGCTTCTTTTAGAAGATTACCCTTAGAATCATAAAGATAGGCTGATTCCTCAACTATCTCTCTATCCCGGGCATTACTATTATATACCTTTCTTCCAGCCAAGCGATTACGTATATTTTTATTTTCATCTATAAATATACCATCTAAATTAAAATCAATATTTGCAAATTCATTATCAACATTATCACTGCTATCAGTATTGTAGTAATAGTTTTTCACTTCTAGACCTGTTCCCGTATGTTGGTAGTTGGTAAGATTACCCCAGTTATCATAATCATAAATTTCTTGATATACATTACGGGTTTCACCATCTTTATAGACTCTTTTTCCCCTTATTTCTTTAAACTTGGACTCATACTGATATACGATTCTTTCAATTTCGTTCCCTGCTTGATCATTTATTGTTTTTTCTGTCATTAGACCATCATCATTAAAGTCCATAATCGTTTCTTTCTTTATATCTTCTTTATTTATTTCTTCGCTATTCAATTGCTCTATATTAATTTCATCATTACTAATGTCTAAACGTCTGGTTTTTTCTATTCTAAAACTATCTTGATCAGCAACACGTCTTTTACTGGAAAGAGTCTTGCGATTATCTTCATATTCATGATTAAAGGTATATTCATATCTTGTTGGTTTTATAAGAAGATTTTCTTCTTCAATTGATTTTTGATAATGATTATCTACTACAATGGTAGATCTATCATAAACAGTCCATTCATATCTAAGGCGCCATTCTATCTTTTTCGTTTCCCCATTTTCTAGTTTTCTTTCTGCTGTGCCTCTCCTACCTCCTGTTCCTTCCCAGATAACTCCATTTCTACTATATTCATAAATAGTTTTCCCACGAGTAGGATAAATAATTTCTTTTACTAAAGGAACGGTTACATGTTTGACATTGTTATAGTTAACTCTTACTTCAGGAGGAACATTATTAGCTTCTGTTCTTCTAACCCTACTACCTCTTGTCACAGTATTACTTGTGTACACATATTCTGTTTCCCGACCTTCCGGATCTATAACTTTAGTTAATCTATCATTATCATATTCATACCGATAAACTCTATCCTCTTGTTTT is from Halanaerobiaceae bacterium ANBcell28 and encodes:
- a CDS encoding DUF3267 domain-containing protein — its product is MKLNWKGRFKDKSQLEKGDLPENAVQFREPDSFLTLNIVACFFIIPVFILLGIAIYMKRELGLLEGTANYWDLRGFILAFIMILPHEFLHALAFPKEAEVQVWYSPKSLMAFVFSSYPVSKKRFIFLSLLPNMIFGFIPLIVWIFIPETYWFTDTLVSFAFLSLVMGGGDYMNVFNASWQMPRAAYTQSSGFHSFWFMPEKMKENF
- a CDS encoding cation-transporting P-type ATPase, whose protein sequence is MWHSIEKCEVLERLNSSEKGLSEAEVEKRLAEQGLNKLPESARESGVIRFLRHFHNVLIYILIIAAIVTAYMGHWIDTWVILAVVVVNAFIGFIQEEKAEKALESIKHMLAPKTMVLRDGKREEIDAEELVPGDIVLLSSGDKIPADVRILQADSFKVEESALTGESNEVSKNTNIVAEKAVLGDRKSMAYSGTKVRYGTATAVVVATGSDTELGKINTMISEAEDIETPLIRKINEFAKFLAIIIVGLAVLFFAFGYFFRDYAISELFLIVIGLAVASIPEGLPAIMTITLAIGVQKMARRNAIIRKLPSVETLGSVTVICSDKTGTLTRNEMTVKNVYTANAEYSVDGAGYAPEGNIKKADKKIDYQEDKTLAKMLYTNLLCNNTDLDQDQNGEWIIKGSPTEGALKTLAYKAGLNELESERLAVVPFDSKHKYMATLNKLDDGNYIFVNGAPDRLLALCQKQLAAEGEEKLDLNFWEEKIEEAATKGQRVLGSAYCQVDDDKNTLEIEDLEGNLVFLGLAGMIDPPRPEAIEAIKECKEAGIQVKMITGDHAITALSIGKEMGITDNDKAITGAELEDMDDEELKDIALEYDIFARTSPEHKLRLVRALQRRDQICAMTGDGVNDAPALKQADIGIAMGIKGTEVTKDSASMVLLDDNFATIVNAVEEGRTIFDNIRKTLFFLLPTNGAEALVLMIGLLLGIAMAITPVQILWVNMVTAITLALALSFEPMEENTMKLPPRDSKESILGLHFVWRIGFVSGLIGASTFLTYTIIKDAGYSIEFVRTVTVNTLVFCQMFYLLNCRKIHESVLGKGFFENKLVFVVSSVLIILQLLFTYLPAMNTLFGTEAIKTAYWIYPVVAGIFVFFFVELEKKVSNYIKGLNKKKD
- a CDS encoding glycosyltransferase — encoded protein: MQTFHRILLYIDYLAIFYFFIINATYLILNIFAFYSIRRSWFHQGVSDFETSLKTEFYKPLSIIVPAYNEQETIVDNIKSILALEYPVFEIVVVNDGSSDQTITRLKEYFNLLPSSRNSDSRLATEEILAVYESVRYPNLLVIDKKNGGKADALNAGVNMSQFPLVCNIDADSLIDNKALLKITEPFVNDWRVIAAGGTIRVANDCEIEDGQVKKVALSKKSIVRFQIVEYLRAFLFGRVGWAALNSLLIISGAFGVFKRKHLIKAGGYRSDTVGEDMELVLRMNRSMKKDNRKYRVVFLPNPVCWTQVPEDWETLAKQRRRWQRGLGQSLLMNKEMMFNPRYGLAGLAAFPFFFFVEFLGPIIEGIGYIALALTFILGIGGREIALLFILTAILMGILVSTFSLLFEELSFRKYKRSKDMIKLFLYGVLENFGYRQLHTFWRIQGIWDLIRKKGSWGTQNRKSFQQKI
- a CDS encoding HEAT repeat domain-containing protein; this translates as MLNYLENSIIIITIATLTLLLTILLYHSILYWQEKLYISKKEKWGPVFLQYLNEEIDLDKAADILNCDFSFLYKLFLGYLSNHNKVDRKDLYRLRALASKIGILDYYIKRLNSMSKKRRLRAISFLAKIEEVSVLNIYQKNLNDKDERIMLASCRAIARIGEHSLFVPVLRNLFNRTNMTFEGISDIMIIFGKGVSKDIQLLLEDYIDGKKDLAALFAVEEFVSLSLLIDILGYFKYKPAVKILEELLRREDNNEVIIHIFKALKKIGEVIAEDLHDYILNEDWVIRSQAVGYISTIRDSRYKEELESLLSDEHWWVRYYAAQALYEIGEKDLLIKITSASVFASDITRYVLAQNKEYVEDLSVEDLSVENLEGSLS